A window from Citrus sinensis cultivar Valencia sweet orange chromosome 5, DVS_A1.0, whole genome shotgun sequence encodes these proteins:
- the LOC102616666 gene encoding uncharacterized protein LOC102616666: MMMSNNKPLKKSGTFQFQRSQSMELQNLPPPQLLAPKPQRSATFGPRKSPRREFPTSPRLILGEEITHFGHPQHPLAEIDLPDLFTCAGCKEYGAGKRFTCQQCDFQLHEFCAFAPQTLKNHPLHCQHQLVFFSKPVKGGIMKSRCDVCGKPTKGYTFRCSACSFQMHPCCAKLSTEINYPVHAHTLKLLAVTPLTNGDPGFVCGECKRKRSGRVYRCTICNYHLHAVCAKGMVNGLQANDIKGPDKPSMLGTAARLASQVVIDFIGGLIEGLGEGVGEAVASNVTRGRSTTSSTAGKRVYN; encoded by the exons ATGATGATGAGCAACAACAAGCCTCTTAAGAAATCAGGAACATTTCAGTTTCAAAGATCTCAGTCAATGGAACTCCAAAACCTTCCTCCTCCCCAATTATTAGCACCAAAACCACAAAGATCAGCAACGTTTGGGCCAAGGAAATCTCCTCGTAGAGAATTTCCAACTTCTCCTCGACTcattttgggagaagaaataACTCATTTTGGTCACCCTCAACACCCTCTAGCTGAAATTGACTTGCCTGATCTCTTTACATGTGCAGGCTGCAAAGAGTACGGCGCAGGCAAGAGATTCACTTGTCAGCAATGTGATTTTCAGTTGCATGAGTTTTGTGCTTTTGCTCCTCAAACTCTTAAGAACCATCCCTTACACTGCCAGCACCAGCTCGTTTTCTTTTCCAAACCAG TCAAAGGAGGAATAATGAAATCAAGGTGTGATGTGTGTGGCAAGCCCACAAAAGGGTACACATTTAGATGCAGTGCATGTAGCTTTCAGATGCATCCTTGTTGTGCAAAGCTCTCGACTGAAATCAACTATCCTGTCCATGCACATACCTTAAAGCTCCTAGCCGTGACTCCGCTAACAAATGGTGATCCTGGTTTTGTTTGTGGTGAGTGCAAGAGGAAGAGATCAGGCAGAGTGTATCGATGCACGATTTGTAATTATCATCTTCATGCAGTCTGTGCAAAGGGTATGGTGAATGGGTTGCAAGCTAATGACATCAAGGGCCCAGATAAGCCAAGCATGCTTGGGACTGCCGCACGGCTTGCTTCTCAGGTTGTCATTGACTTCATCGGGGGCTTGATTGAGGGACTTGGAGAAGGTGTTGGAGAAGCTGTTGCTTCAAATGTCACTAGAGGAAGGAGCACTACCAGTAGTACTGCTGGCAAGAGGGTATATAACTAA